The genomic DNA GCGATGTAAATAGTAAGTTAGGTACCTCGTGCTGTCCTTCTAGGAGAAGccccttttttcttttcttgtcATACACAAAACAGCAGACCGTAGCAGTTCCCTCAACGCCAGACTCAAGAGTGATGCAAAGAGTATAGTTAAACTCCCTCCCCCGTCCGCCGGGCGTCAGCCATCCTGTCGGAAAGGAGTACTCGATCCCAGCCCGCACAAACAACCCCCCTTTCCCGTCCtgcttcgtcctcgtcttcatcacCTCCCCTTCCTTGGCGGCCCAGACAGAGCCGAGCGAAACGCAAAGCTTATACGCACAATCTGTAACTGGCGTAGCGGCCAGCCGTCTCAGAGGTTCGGATAATCTTGACAACCTGCCCGCGCTTAAGACCGAGGTACTTGGCGACGGGGTCTTTTTGCAGGATACGCGGCAACTGGGTCTCCTTGAGACGGTAGCGCTTGAGCAGGgcgaccttctcctcgcggCTGAGCAGGATATGCTTCGGCACGAGCTCGTGCTGGGTGATGTTGACGAGaaggtcctcctcgaggaagcactcgaccttggcgaaggactcgatggtgatgagcatcttgcgggcggcgggggagagGGGCACGTGGGTGACCATGATGCCGGACGAGTACTTGTTGCTGATGAGGTGGTGGATGAACTTCTTGATCTCCTTGATGCCAAAAGTCGTGTCGGCGAGAAATTCGACCCAGAGGGTGCCGCAGTCGGGTGTCGGGTTCGGGTTTTGGGATGTCGGAGGGGGGGTATATTTGCGAATCATGTCGGCGGAGGGGTTCGCGGAGAACTGGAGCTTCCCACGGCTGTCGGAGGGCGTCAACGGTCAGTTTTGAAAGGAAAACAA from Colletotrichum higginsianum IMI 349063 chromosome 3, whole genome shotgun sequence includes the following:
- a CDS encoding RNA polymerase Rpb5 domain-containing protein; amino-acid sequence: MSDQKDVNKEVTRLWRAWRTAHEMAADRGYELAEDELKISLDRFKMEYTAADGSVNRGKLQFSANPSADMIRKYTPPPTSQNPNPTPDCGTLWVEFLADTTFGIKEIKKFIHHLISNKYSSGIMVTHVPLSPAARKMLITIESFAKVECFLEEDLLVNITQHELVPKHILLSREEKVALLKRYRLKETQLPRILQKDPVAKYLGLKRGQVVKIIRTSETAGRYASYRLCV